From Salarias fasciatus chromosome 8, fSalaFa1.1, whole genome shotgun sequence:
aagtgCCAAGCTGACAAAAGGTGCACATCTTCATGAGCTTGATCATTTAAGCTTCCGACAAAGGTGACGCAACATGTTCTAAAGTGCTTATTGATACACTGATTAAATCATGCTAACTTCATTTCATacatttgttcaaaataaagacaaagttgcaaaacaaatgaatgtTTCTGTTCATATATGAGAAGTTTCAATCAGAAgtgcatttttattatttataaattTGGGAAAATTTAGGAAGTTAGAAAATATGATCAATTAAAGAATTAAGCTGTTATCAGTTTAAAGACTGCTGGGAATTGAATGAGCGCCTCTCTGCTGGTGAATATGAGAAAATATTCACATCTAAAGGATTTGAGGAAAAAAGCTACAAATCTTTAAATATAACTGAATAGAATTGAATGAATGATGTCTGACTAGTTCTGATGAAGACAGGATTAGTGAAGAAAACTGATATCAAGACATGGGACATATGTTCGTCAAGTCCAGTGGaggttgcatgttcttcctgtgtgtgcatgagttaACTTCAGATCCAtaatgtcaaaaacacacatcagcttCAGCCTCCGTCAGTGGAGATGGAGTGTGAAGCTGTCTTAATCGTCACTGCCTAGTTTTTTGCCTTGtggttgatttatttttaccaCCGTCACGATTCACCGGGACTTCTATAAGCTGACAGAGTTCAAAGGTTGCAGACACACTCCATGCATAACTACTCATCCAAAAATAAAAGCCAGTGCAGTTTTGGTAGCACACAGCGTACCGGCTCGCTGGACCGTGAAGCGTGGCAGCCAGCCACAGCATCAATACGGCCCGAAGCCACTTTATAGCATGGCAGCAGATGACGTCTGACCTacattcaacacaaacacagcatgcTGGAGTGGAGGAATCCTAAACCTGCATTCATGTCCGTACTGCAGAGAAATGGCGTGCCTGGTGAATCCTATCTTTGTCcttattttcaattaaataatTCAGTTTGTTGAGAAAATTACTCTGCGGCTTAATGTGTCTTtagcctggaaaaaaaaaaaaaatcaagagtaACAGTGAGAGGAAGAttctctgctctggatgtggggaggaggtgtgtgttgttgcagcaCATGGCCGCTAGATGTCAGCCTACACAGTGAAGTAGCAGGTGAGGTTTAAAGCTGAGTGATCCCTTTAGTTTACAAGGATGACGTCACCAGTCCTGCAGTGGAAggcctccatccatccttcatccatccatccatcatccatccatcagatCTCCTTTAGAGATCTCACTTCTCACATGTTTTTCAttaattgtgtatttttttgcatttctgccTTCATGGTGAGACTAAACTGGGAGCACTGGAATGTCTGAAGCACGCCCTGCCCTCCAGGAGTGCAGGATCCCACAaagttaaatgtatttaaagctgaaaatgtgCTTACAGGGCTGGTTTTATACTTAGGTTAAGGTaaaggtcagggtcaggggcagAGTGGAGATCTGAGGACAAGACCCAACAAAGACGGCTGTAAGaagtccctgtgtgtgtgtatgtgtgtgtctgtgtgtgtgttataccACCTGTTGGGGTATTactcacacacagtcattgACGGCTAATGAGCTTTAATCCCTGACTGAGAGAAAAGGGTCTCATGTGTCTTCAGATGACGACGTCAGTGTGAATGTTAAACACTCTGATCCCAAACAGATCAGATTCACCTGGATATTGACTTAAAAACATCAAGGAATCAGAGCGCTGGCCGTGGAGAGGGGTCACCTCAGGAAGTTAccactttctttctgtcttccttGTCTTCACAAGTTGTGTTGGAATTTGATTGTATCTATGAGACAGATTGACCTGATGACGGGACTCAAGTGTTTCTGCCACACTATGAAGGCAGAAACTAAACTGGAAGTTTGCCTCCGCTGTGTCTtcctttgtcctctaatctgtGAGGAGCTCCGagccaacagaaacacactgaaacactttccGCGGCTCCCTCGTTACGTAACCCCCGTACAGAGGTGGCCTATCAAACCGCCGCAACGGCAACAACGCTTTCATTCCTCCCGGCGGCGATATAGGTCAGCCTGTGTTTATTTACCGGCGGCGCCGTTGCCGTGTAGTGGAGGGAGACGTGATTATTCCACACGGCTGTGTCGAGCGTGTCGGACTGGGTCGCTCCCTCCCGGAGGACGTCTCGCTGATGATGACATACAGTTGCTCGGAGGGTTGCGTCATGCCGGGATTAATGTGTTTGCCTGCGCGCTGTTGTGTTTCTAGACTTGTGAGACCTGCTGCCGAACGAGAAACCCGCCCGTCCTGTCCGGGGCTCACTgcgctcctcttcctgtctcAGGTCGGAGCTCCTGGTCCTGAGGGTTCCGGACCTCTGTAGCGTCATCGCCGAGGAGCCTCATGAATGAGGGATGAGGGGCTGTGAGTGAGCTGCCCGAACAAAAgacgctgtaaaaaaaaaagcagcagtttgcagCTGGACTCTCACACTGACTAATGGGAGGAGAATCTGAATGAACACAACAGTCGCCCTTGGTTTTTTTGGGTTGAGAGGAGGCTGCGAAGCCAACATTTCTACCCCCTCCGTCTTTGTTTTGGGAGACACGAGCGAGATCACTGCAGCGCTCAGACGGATCAGAGGCAACCAGACGAAAGACGAGAGGTGTGTTTGTAAGTGAGAGATCAAACgagggaggagaagagaaaggggggggggggggggggggttgtcagGCACGCTGCCAGCATGCAGGTCCAATATGAAAAACgatgtctgcagctgcagcggcggACGGATCCTGCTCTGCATTGGAGACGCTTCATCACAACCCCCCCGCTGACACGAGTTAATGTGGCACGCAGCACAACACAGCTGAACAGCACTGATTGAAAAGAGGGTTATGCAACAGAGGATCCTCTAAAACCCCTGCACAGCACTGATGAGTCGTGAAATCCAGCAAATCAGAGCGTGCAGCGACGCAGAGTTCCCTGCATTATGATTCCCTCCCCACCCCAGGGGGCTCCAGCTCATTCTTCCCCAGGTGGATTACTCTTGTCAACAGATCTGAAGTCTGTACAAAAGTACAAACACCTCCAGAAACATGCTTTTTACTTAAATCAAATGATCTTCAGTTGATCACAGTGTTACAGGTCAAAGGTGTCACACGACTTGTAGTTGATGTAGAGTGGATAGAACCagtgaaaatgttctttaatATTGTTCTCCAGTGTTTAAAAGGAAATGGCctcattatttttgcatttttgttccagaaaagtttcgTGTTTACTTGAGAATGTTTcaaaaacgatgtccgtttacacagaaacactgaaaatgacgtAGCTATCAGGTCACAAGCTGGGGCTGACACAATTAATTAACAATGGTGAGTTCATGAAGTTGGATTATCACAGGTGAAACCTTGTTATCATCCATTTAGCTGCTGGAAAATCCTCAATCAAATGAAACGGTTTGGCTTTAATATGTCTAAAATtgtcatatttttcatttttcatccatGATTACAACTTTTTATCAAGAAATaattcggtaacactttacttgaagcacccctgtataacacattatgagatcattatagcactgtataactgtagtcagaaacactcacacatgATATAAAGCATCACACATGATGCTTTATAAcaccaggacctaaccctaaccctaaccctatgctgtatagtgggttataaagcaatGTGATCATGCTTCAAGTGAAGTGTTACCAATAATTCTTATTAAGCAAAAATCAAGCCAACTTGTGTCTCGGCCCTCAATAATAATGCTAATTTTTCATGTGACCCTTTCGGGAAATAGTTTGCTCATACCGttctcacaaaaaaacactgcttgAACGCAATGTATTTATTTCCAAACCCAATTTAAAAATGTCAGAGGTTCTGTAAAGCTGTGGCTGTTTGGAGGcgtaaacagacacaaagccagtgttgctaacgTCGTCCTGCCTGCAGAAACGCCTCATTCCAGCACAAAGCCCGCTGTCTCCAGATCGCCACACCTCAGATGGAGATCAGCTCGCCCATGACTCACTGGAATGGGCGTTGTGTACGTTTATTATGTAAACAACATGGCCGAATCAATGGATAATAGAAACAGGCTGCGCCCAGCGAAGACACCGGGGCGTCACGCCGCCTCAGGTCCCGCTCAGGTTACACAACGGAGGACGGAAAATCGTCTGCGTTTCACTGAATTCCTCGAATCCTTCTCAGCTCCCGTCGTCTCTCCGTGGTGTTCGGCTAAGTCTTTTAAATGGGTCACAAACGTAAAGTTTCATTGATCGAACGGCAAACTGTGATTGTCTCATTACAGCTCAGGTAAAGTAAGTGGAGCTCTGAGACCGAACAGAAACCTGCCGTTTGAATGcaaaacagcttttaaaatgaGAGATTGCACTACATGCAGTCATTTTGCTCATCTTGTATTGGTTTTCCTCCAATGAGCTGCATGTGAATATAGAAGTGCAGCCTATACGCGCCTCATTCGCCGCCTTCCTATCTGCACCCTCGTCTTCTTTGATGTGTTTGGTCGGTGCCGGCTTGTTGCAATGGCCTGATTCACCACAGGGATCATTAAAGTTTCATCTGATCTAATCGAGCCCCTGCTGTCACCGCAGAGCTCCCCGGCTGTCAGGGCCGCAGAGCCGAGCCGCacaaatgtgacagaaaatcaTGTTCGGCGAGCTGCGGCCATCATAAAAATCCAATTAGGTGCAATAAGGGAGCATGAAAATATAGGATTGTATTAATTTGCTGTGCGGCTGCACAGACGGGGAGTGTTTAAAGGCAAGCAGGAGCAGAAACAGATGCGTGGAACAAAGAGGCGCAGGCCTGCCTGGATGTCTGCTCTCCCGCGGCGTCACAACCTGCTAATTCACCTGTAAACCCCGCTTTTACGGCTCGTTTCCTCTCCGTTGTTTTGTGAGAGCCGTCTTCTTCCCCCCTGCATTCCAGCCTCTCTGCCCATCTGCGAGAGAGGAGAAGCGGCGGATCGTGTgcacggaggaggagtgtctgtGGCACAaagagcggcgaggaggaggtgatAGAAGGGAGGTAAGGaataaagagagaggaagagagggggcACTTTGATGCACAATGGAGTGAGGCCGGTCTGACGCGGCCAGGCCGACGCCACGCCCCCAATAAAGTGTGTGAAGATatatctgttcacacacacacacacacacacgcacgcacgcacgcgcacacacggaTCTGTACATTGTGTTACCCACATGTCCTCTCTCCTTCATGCAAGCACATGACAGAGGAACAGAAACAGCATGTGTCCGTCTCTGTCACTTCCCCCGGTGGTCAGTGGTctcttttctcacacacacacacacacacacggagcttCCTCTGCTTCCAGTGTAATGTATTGTTTtagtgctgctgtgtgtgtgtgtgtgtgtgtgtgtgtgtgtgctaagtCTGGTGCTAATGCGTCCAGCCAGGCAGCACTGATACAACAGTGAGAGCAGAGATAAAGCCGGCTTTGTGTCCGACTCAGGCTCTCGGGCACAGAGTGGCTGAAATGGCACACAGCCATTGTCACAGGTTCACTGcggtcatacacacacacacacacacacacacacacacacacacacacacacgcacagagctAGTGTTGGCAACACTGTTCGAAAGCACAGATAATAAAGGTGCGACTGCGGCTCGGCTCCTTGAATTATTTTGAGGCACGGTCCGATTCGAAACGAAGAtgactgcagaggaagagaacGCCGGGCTCGGTTGGCGAAAGCTGCATCCACTTGAAAGCAACTCACTGAGACAAAAGCTGAGAAAATCTGACCTCCCCCAGCCACTGAAGGAAAATATCAGTGTGTAGCTGCTAAATGCTCCGCTAATCTTTAAACGTCTGACATTTGGTGCTGGGAGGAGAGAGTGCAGCGGGTTCTCTCGAGGCCTCTGGGTGAAAACAGCTGCCTCTGGCATTTAGGAGTTGTTTGGATCCTAAAATTGCAAAACTGCACATAAACAGACAATTTTTAAAACTATGATATAAAGCACAGAGCTAATCATGCTACATTTTAACCAGCTACACACGACAATGTTTAACTTATTTGACACATTTCCAAGAAAACGCGTCTCATTCCCAGTCCGCACGCTTATCGAAAAAGGGAAAATTTATGAACAGTCACAGCAAAGTTGATCATACGCACTGCGCATGTTGAAGTTCTGACAATGACAGCACGTGCACTTTAACCACATGCTGGACTGTTTGGAGGACTTAACACGTAACACATTATACTGTAACGTAGCAGTGGGACAGTGGAACATTTGACAGACTCCTGGAGACACTTGTTAGATTTTGGACTCTCGTGCACGTTTGTTAAAAGCTGTAAAAGGcgtttatttgtgtatttgagaaaaaaaaaaaattcaatcatGTTGCCACATGGAGCAGAGAACATCAAACCGGCACTGCATGTTAACAAGCTCGCCGACTCCTGTCCTACATTTCCCTCATCCTGTTTAGTATGTGCATTTCGTCTTTCTCCATGAGCCTCCAcctgaggtggggggggggaggtgccAGGTTACCAATGCACCCAATGTCACTCCATCCGTTCTGCTCTCCTGCTCACCTCCGTGCAgcgtcctctgtcctccccccGCCTGCAGACCTGACAGGCAGCTCTCCGGCTTTAATGTCTGAACCCCTCAGTAGAATATATACGAGAGCTGTTGCTTACTGGCACATAGTTTGacctggagtttttttttttttgggggggggggggaatcgcTCTCCATTTTGTCTCCACGATTAAGCATCCACCACTTTGTTTAAAATTCACTGCAGAGGCCAGAAAGACTTCCGTAAGTGCAGCCGTGATTGGTTTACAGAAAATACGCAAATTAAGGTCAAACGTGTTTACCTGCGGTAAACCTCCCAGTAGTTGGGATTATGTAGAGATGTTTGCACACAGGTGTGCACTGATGGTGCACCATCTGTGATGCTGTGTTGTGTCCACATCCAGTGACCCAGAAAACCACTGCGTCCCAGACCGTGTGAAGGACAGACGGAAAGAGAGAGATGATCTGGACGGAGAGGTAGGTAGATGCTCCTCTGAGCTTCATCAGCATTAGGCGGCTGTGTGACCTGGACACAGAGCGACACTGTGCTTGCTGCCTCGTCTTTTCCCAGCCCGCACGGCGCCGCTGCCAACTTGTGGACGCTCGCCGCTGCTGAAAAGTTGGCTAGGCAGCGGGCGCCATGAGCAAAAAGGGGGTCTCTGTGAGTTCctgtggaggaggaagcggcAGTCGGGAGGTGGACTTAAGGACAGGCAGAACTCGGTGACCCCCTCATTTACCGCCGCCGAGTGCGTTTGTGTTTAGACCCGGAGAGCCCAcagattgagagagagagagagagagagaggtgaaagCAGCACCGAGTGACCTCTTCTCTTTGAAAAGCTGTTCTGTCTCTTCACATGTTCTCAgctttcatctgctgctgccgcaCATATCGGCAGAGTGTTGGACGGACGGCTCTAGAAAACACATCCAAACGTCACAACAGCTGCTAAAGTCTGGGTCCATTCAGGGGGGgtggtcaaacataaggcccgtgaaACATAATCGCATAACATACACCAAATCCGCATTAGGTTGACATACAATATTTATTTAGGTTCACAAAAATGATAAGTTAATTATCAGGTAGTCCACAAATATTGTGGGAATGGTCTCATACAGTCATACAAGGGGGAACATACATGAGAAACCATTTAGGAACAGGCCCACCCAAAAACGCTCTGATTTATCCAAATAAAGTATGAAGCATGGAGATAGGGTGAACTCAAACATTAGTTTAGTCtaaacgataaaaaaaaaaaaaggaagttggTTATTTTCGTCATTATTATATTCATAATTTTCCTAATCCTTGAAAAAGAAAGTGTCCCTCAGCTattcaaaatatttatttttattctcttttctttaatcattgtaaaaaaaaaaaaatatatatccaaataggacaaaagaaaaaacaaaaagagagggGGAAACCCTGCATTTAAAATATTGCCTTATATCAGGGTTTTCCCTGAAACTGTCCCTCAGCAGTATCAGTGGACCAAGCGCTGGTCCAAACTACAAATGGAAATGttgtaaaaaaaaccctccacatATGAGTttctgagggtgtgtgtgtgtgttttcagatatatatatatttatatatcaaCTCAATCAATCGAAGTAGTCTGTAGTGTGCCCAAACAGCCTGCAGTGGGCTTCCTGAAGCCACCTCTCACACATCTGCCTCCTTTTTCACACATTTAGAAGATACTTTGTCCAATTTTTGACTTTACAGTGAGACATCTATTGCATCTCTATGAACTTTGGGAATGACActcttcccccccccaccccgctccCGAAAACCCGCCTCCACCCTCATGGATGTTTGCTACAAAAGATGTCACACGTTAtgaacacatcatgcaaagtgGCAATTCTGTTTACAAAGATGGAGTCGTGTTGTTTCTGTAATCTCGAGTCACTTTAGCTGCTTTTTTGATTTCAACAAAGTAaaataggaggaaaaaaacaaacaaacataaatcaaCCGGAAGGCCCAACCAGCTTTCAAAGCCAACGTGAAAACAGAACAATCAGCATTACAAAGGATTTTATATTCAAACGtgatttttcattttgcttgtAATAAACCAAATCTccagagggaaaaaagagagagatgtaCAGTGGAGCTGAAGTCAGAGTCCAGGTTCAAACTGTGAAGATCAGTTAGCATTAAACCAGAGCGGCTGCtgcctttaagaaaaaaaaaaaaaaaaagaaaaaaagttgaaaacatgTCCTGTGTCGGCGGCGGCAACTGTTGGTTTAAGAAGaatccctgattggctgaaagaaGTCAGGTGACGACCAGGTGAGGTAAGAAAAGTCCCACCTTTGATGATGGGGATGACAGTATGGAGGTGTTTCCTCTAAACCctaacgtgtgtgtgcgtgtgtgtgtatgtgtatgtgtgtgtgtgtgtgtgtgtgtgcacatcttTGATTACAAACTGACCAGCCGCTCACATGCGTCCACACTCACACTAAGTGCGcgatgatttttttgttttttgttttttttgagtaaAACACTGCATCTTTCTCCTCAtgcagcacagaaaacacagaacgcCGGCCACCGAACAGAGCCGGCCTGAGAAACAAAGaccgggaggaaaaaaaaaacaaaaacaaaatctagaTGAAAAACTGAAGTTTGCTGCCTTGAATGTCCTCGCACATCACATAGAATCCTTGggcatgacatttttttttttttgaccatttCTCGTTTTTTAGTTCAATAATATTTCTTAAATCTATGCATTTACTTAGGAAAAAACTAACAAAGATTTCAGTTGCTCTCTTATTACTATGTGTGTgcgtatctttttttttttttcctcctctcgctatttttgtattgacaATTGCAttggtttttctcctcttcttaaATTGTCCACGTTGAGTTTTTCTTGGTTTTGCGTAGATTCCGTCTCTTTCCACGTCATCCGttttgtttgggggggggggggggggggggggagaaaagacCCAGACCCATTTCTACCGAATAATCACCTCCCACCCTTCCCACATTCATCCCCCGGTTTCCCCTCCCTCGCCCCTCGaggtggggaggagggggagggagggggagggggctttttttttttttttttttttttttaaagtcccgTGCGGCCCTTCATCTCTCCGCCTCCATCGCTACGCTAGCCTTCTGCTCGGCGCCGGCGTGCGGGTTGACTCCCGTGGGCCAGGCGGGGCAGGGCTGCGTGGGCTGCCCCTGAGTCCAGAGTCCCTGTGGGGGCTGCGGCACATTAGGTACATTTGGTGAGACGCCCCAGCCGCCGacctgggggggcgggggcgaggTGGCCATGGAGGCGGCCATggggctgccgccgccgccgctgttgAAGCTCTCGGACGCCTTCAGCCGGGAGAACATGGTCAGCGCGTCGGGGAAGTTGGGCGGCGTCGCTGGTGTGTTGGCTGGGGTGCACATCTGAGGACGAGAGAGCAGCGTGTGAGTACGACGGGACGAGCTGCACGGAAACAAATTCCACCACAACAGtagaaaaaaaccttttgacCAAATGAGTCACGATTCTTTCGTAAGATCGACGAGACGGGATAAAACAAACACCAGTGGAAAATGATTCTGTAATGGAGTAATTAGCCGCTGTTTTTAGGCCTGGCTGCACAAAGCAGAATTATTTCAGAGATTAACTCTAATCACAGTTTAGCAAGGCTGGACTTTAAATGATTAAAGCTCGATTTATTTAAGCACAACACACAGTTTCACAATCAAGAGACAGTTTCTGTTTAGTTAATGACAGTTTGTGGAAGAAAACCAGCCTTTTctttgtcaaataaaaaaaaattctaagtGAGCTGAAAACTTAACCTATGTCCCAGAAGAAAAACTCATTTTgcttccaaaaaacaaaaaagacaattgTCAGCAACTGACTCAGAGTTTGGAAGTTCAGAGAGACGTTGCTCAACTTGAGGCTCCCTGGAATAAACAATGGAAGAAGAGGGATTTGGTCTGAGAGGTGACCGTCTGGTTCAGAAGATAAACAGCCTCAGACCCAGTGAACCAGTGTGACACAGATCCAACTCGGCCTGTTCCTCTCAAAGGTTTCTCCTGCTCCACTCTGAGTCAACGTCAAATCACAGCTTTGTTGCAAAATCTAAACTCAGGAAGCTGGAAGTAATTCTCTGGTGGGATGACTtttgggtcagaggtcacattgTCCCATttatagggggaaaaaaaaaacaaaaaaacttccaGGTAGTTCTTGACTGAAACAGCAACTTATGCTCCAGCTGTATCATCCTGTGAATTCTTTCTCAGTGGATACATTGGTATTTATATCACGTAGATAATAGATTTCATGCCACAGTTAGGACATTGTGGTCGTTTCCTGTTTTGTTACGTGTGACTAACAGCACAGCCTGACGTAACGGGTTCgtgacacacacatccatacagCTGCAGTCAGATGTTTTGTCTGCATGGGCCTGTGTGTCAGAACAGGCAGATCTGAAAACGACATTACGACAAATGTCTCTCTCACGATTGCTCTTTGGGGCAAAAAGGAAATTTTAGGGGAATCCCAGCCGCTCTCCGCTTCCTGCCGAGGGTCCTGACGGTGACATAACAGCACTTTGTTTacattcacttcctgtttcattgaAAATCTGTCCTCTGCGTGATCGCACTGGATGTGGTCACAGAAGTAAAAACACAGAATCTCATCGCATTTACTTCTGTTCCATCCCCAGAGGAGTCGTTTCAAAGCGtacacacaacaaaacaagataACTTGCTACATAAACTGCATGAGAGAGCATTTAGCTGATTGGGAGTAGTAAACCttcctcatcatcctcctcttcaaggctcctcctctgagtccctGTCCGTTTGAGAAAAACAACGAGCTACTGTATTCTACAGGGAAGTCGAGGTGGAGCTGCCATCAGCCGCGAGGGTTGccatctaaaaataaaaacagggcAGGGCGGGCATCTACATGACAAAATAACCTCAAATCACCAGGGCCGACACAATGGAAGCAAACAGCACCGAAGAATGTGAGCTCGGaccattttcacttggaatTCAAACAGAACTGCCCCGACAGCTCAACTATCTGACCTCAGAGTTATTAATATCAATATTATTATTCATGTAACCGATTTTATTCTGGGCTCAGCATCCATGTTCATTTTCCCATTTCAGTGAGCCTCTCTGTTAAGGCTGCGTTTGCTCGACGTTTTCAAGTGCAAACAGTCAACTTTTGTTGTGCTTTGGCTGTTGGATCACACGGCGAGGCTGCAAGTCTCTCGAAACTTCTCTTCTTGGAAAGAGCTTCCAGACTGCAGAGCCTTGAATTGAACAGCACTTTTCTAATAAAGTGTCAATTTATGCTGCACTTCTTAAATGTGTCTCAATGTTGTGGCCACTACGACTCTCAGCACATTTTTCATTACAGGAACCACAACGATAACCTTTGGCCCCATAAGCAAATAACAGctcattaacatttttgaaTTCCTATTTAAACAGCAATCCCCATCAAATCACTGTGGCCGGCACAACTTATCTGAAACCAAAAATGGGAGACAATACAGCTCTCCCAGCAGATCATTCTTCTGTAAACAGAAGCTGAAAGGTGAATTTTCCAGAACAGACTCAGCCTCCGTGAG
This genomic window contains:
- the ubald1a gene encoding UBA-like domain-containing protein 1, whose amino-acid sequence is MDELKHQVMINQFVLTAGCAADQAKQLLQAAHWQFETALSAFFQETNIPYGHHHQMMCTPANTPATPPNFPDALTMFSRLKASESFNSGGGGSPMAASMATSPPPPQVGGWGVSPNVPNVPQPPQGLWTQGQPTQPCPAWPTGVNPHAGAEQKASVAMEAER